A region from the Triticum urartu cultivar G1812 unplaced genomic scaffold, Tu2.1 TuUngrouped_contig_2396, whole genome shotgun sequence genome encodes:
- the LOC125526951 gene encoding uncharacterized protein LOC125526951: MPHALALFVSSVFPKVERDARMLLCVNRALTAPELDRLSDMLVPSPLPEDLYPPPPLVTSWVAAVIKSRIEGCKYSQEASRQLVETALSKYAQQTGQHYELHLVCGINLFIQSEAFWHINFLARAKDAAGELPIYFFAEATVAMGEDDEFLEEDIVLCCPIKPAGIGGCGACTAQYKKLNHPIDKEHHGGLDDYDEEIGNGDDHWDYKFPQLVDFIMFDAEDCATVRHIEKRFPPRPDGDESAENLWITEM, translated from the exons ATGCCACACGCTTTGGCGCTCTTCGTCTCCTCGGTATTTCCCAAGGTTGAGCGTGATGCGAGAATGCTTCTCTGCGTCAACCGGGCGCTCACCGCCCCTGAGCTCGACCGCCTCTCTGACATGCTGGTGCCCTCCCCGCTTCCGGAGGACCTCTATCCTCCTCCCCCACTGGTGACGTCCTGGGTGGCCGCCGTAATCAAGTCGCGCATCGAAGGCTGCAAATATTCCCAGGAAGCCTCACGCCAGCTGGTTGAGACTGCATTATCCAAATATGCTCAGCAAACAGGCCAACATTACGAGCTCCATTTAGTCTGTGGCATAAATTTGTTCATCCAATCCGAAGCCTTTTGGCACATCAACTTCTTGGCACGGGCAAAGGACGCTGCTGGTGAACTGCCCATTTACTTCTTCGCCGAAGCAACGGTTGCAATGGGCGAGGACGACGAATTCCTGGAGGAGGATATCGTCTTGTGCTGCCCAATCAAACCGGCTGGAATTG GTGGGTGTGGAGCTTGTACTGCCCAATATAAAAAGCTCAACCACCCTATTGACAAAGAACACCATGGTGGATTGGATGACTATGACGAAGAGATTGGGAATGGAGATGATCACTGGGATTATAAATTTCCTCAGCTTGTAGACTTCATCATGTTTGATGCTGAGGACTGTGCAACTGTACGTCATATAGAGAAGCGCTTTCCTCCTAGGCCCGACGGGGATGAAAGCGCCGAGAATTTATGGATCACTGAAATGTGA